The Coleofasciculus sp. FACHB-1120 DNA segment CCGCTTTCTCCATCAATTACATAGCGTCCCATCCGGCTGATGTCCATCTCATTGTGTTGCATCCCACACAGGCGAGGCGGAACAGAAATCTTAGGGTTGTAGGCAGATACATCATACTCGCGGAGCCATTCAGAGACATCCCAAGCACAAATATGAGATGCGTGGAGGGTAATGTGTCCATCTGGATTTGGATAATCCACGAGAAAGTGAGCCGCTTCCAGGGGAATTACAATCCGACGCGCTACAACTTCAACTTCTTGCTGACTGCACGCTGGGCGTTGTCCCACTTTTAGGTCAGCGCGGCGCACAATGTACACGACAGAATCAGCTAACTCTCGATGTGTAAGTAAATCTCTAATGAGTCTTTTGGTTGCCCTACTCTTGGGGATAGGGTTATTAAGCAACTGCTCTACCCCAGTGGTAAAGGCGGTATCCATCAAGATTACATAATCTTTTGTCACCCCAATCTGATGAATAGTTTGCTTGATTTTGACGGGGGTTTTATCTGGTAATACCAGCTTCCATCGCTCTAAGTTATTTCCACCATCCCAACGGATTAAATAAACGAAATCTTTAAATTCTATGTTGGTGGTTCTCTCAAGCAACCTCATATAAAATTCCAAAATCTCTTCAGAGATAGTGGAGAAGGCCTTGAGAAAATCTTGCACAAAATCCTGTGCTTCGATAAACCGTGCAAGCTGTTTGAGGAGTTCTTCTACTTGTTCTGGAAGTTCATCTAGGTCGTAAATAAATGGGATAGTTTCTAGAAGATTCCCTACGGATTTGCCGTAATTGACCGTAAACATTTCGCTTTTTTCAGGGTCAAAAACAGGATGTGCGGTACTCAAAACGGGTGGAAGGGGAAACTTCAGGGAAGTCTCGGATCGCCACTCTGTATTGGCTCCAATTGGAGTTACAACTTCCAGCGTTTCGGTATCAATCTCGTAAGGACGACCAGCATCATAGGTGACTAGCAGACGCTCGTTCGCATCGTCTCGGAATTTAATTGGCAGAAAAGCTGTATTCAACTCGTTGCGGAAGCCCAGAGAGAGGGAAAACCGCGAAATGCCATGATTGCGAAACTGATACTTAGCATACTGGCTTCCCGGTCGGGTTGCCTTATCAGCGTAGTAACAGGGCGGCTTAACCAGCCGTGTTTTTAATCCCACTTCACCTTGGCGATCGAAGTCAAGCCGATAAATCATGCCATCGCCGCCCAAAAGGGAAGTTCCGTCAGCATCTGGAGCATCTCCAGAATTGACAGAGCCTACTGGCGCAACGATAAAGATGTGACCCTGCAAATCATCTGGTAGTTCTCCGCGAATCTGCATTTTGATGTCGCTGAGTTCGTAGCGATTCGCTGTCATGATTGACTCTGGAACTGGCGGACAGCAGCCTGGTACAGCTTGGATTGGGTCAAGAATTGGTTCTTTCATGTTATTGGTGTCTGTGTTTCTATTGAAGAAAGCAAGATACTCAAGAAATTGCTGAAAATAATCATCAATTAACAAATTCGCGCAAGATACAACTTTGTTCGACCTTCCTAAAAAGCAGGTTAAAGGAGCGCATACGTAATACCATTCAGGTTTATGAATGCAAAATTTGAAGAATTAAAACTCCCTATAGGCAAGGCTTCCGCAATCCAACAGTCAAAATCTAAAATGGTATAAGTTGTACAAATTTAGACTCCCTAAAAAAGAAGGATTCTAATGTTCAAAGTTGTAAATTGGGTAAACTTGACTCCTTTTAAGCTGTCTGGTTTGCACAGCCGGTACAGCATCGGAAATTATCCAATTTACTCTGCAAACTCCCTATCGGATCAGGGTTAAATCCGAGCGTTTTTAAAGCGATGCAGAACCTCCTCTGTAGATAACTGATATTTACCTACAAATGCCTGGATTCATTTTCCGTTCGTTGGATATTATTTTTAAGCAATTTTCGTACTGAAATTTTCGGACTGAGACGGTGCGCGATCGCTATCTGGCGCAGCACGATCCTCGATTATCTGCTTTAACAAGTCTGCTGCTTGCAGATAATCTTGACAGCCTTATTAATTTGTTTTGGAATAATTAATGATATGTAGGGTGAGCATTGCCCACCCTACACCTTACTATTTAAGCGCTGAAGTATTTAGCCGCTGGGTGATAGGTGATAATCGCCGTTGTAGATTGTTCGGGATACAGTTGTTCGCTTTCATCCATGTGGAGATTGATGCGATCGCTTCCCAGTAACTCCAACAACTTATACTGATCCTGAATATTCGGACAAGCCGGATATCCAAAACTATACCGAGAACCCTGATAACGCTGCGCCAGAATATCGCGAATATTATCCGGTTCCGATGCAGCCAAGCCTAACTCCCGTCGGATTCGGGCGTGAAGCCACTCCGCCACAGCCTCCGCCGTTTGCACCGCCAAGCCGTGGAAATACAAATAATCGCTGTATTGATTATTTGAAAACAACTTCTGCGCGAACTCTGTCGCAATATCCCCCACAGTCACCGCCTGCATCGCAAACACATCAACCTGTCCCGACTCCACAGGTGCGAAGAAATCAGAAATACACAAACGACGCATAGACTTCTGACGAGGGAAATTAAACGTAGCGACAACATTCTTCTCTCTCTCTTCCTTCGCGTCCTTCGCGTCTTTGCGGTTTATAAATTCCGGCTCGTACAAATGCAGCGAATTTCCCTCAGCCTGACACGGAAAATACCCGTAAACAACTTGCGGATGCAGCAAATTCTCCTCTACAACCCGTTGTTTCCACTCCTTCAAAATCGGGTAAACCTTTTCCTCTAAAAACTGATTGTACTCATCGCGAGACTGTTCCTGCGGCTTGCGGAATTGCCACTGCCCAGCAATCAAAGCCTGCAAATCCAGATATTCAAACACCTCTTTTAATGGAATCTCTTCAGGCTGTAATAATTTCGTCCCCCAGAAGGGCGGAATCGGACGCTCAATTTCAATCGCTACAGCCTCAGAACGCCGCGTATCTACTTCTACAGGTTGAGCTTCTTGAGTGCTATTCTCTAATGGCAGAGAAGACGCCTCCTCGACAAGAGGTGCATGACCATTTTCCTCAACTTCATCCAAAAATCCCTGCAAATTATCCCACTTTCCAGCGGATTTCGCAGGCATTAATTTGTCCATGAAATGCAAGTCGGAAAATGCATCTTTGCCATAAATAACCTTACCTTTGTAAGTGTTTTGGCAATCTTCATAGACAAATTTAGGGGTCAGTGCTGCACCGCCTAAAATTACTGGGACGGTAATTCCTTTTTGGTTGAAAACCTCCAAATTATCTTTCATAAAAGCGGTTGATTTTACCAGCAGACCGCTCATCGCAATACAATCAGCGTTGTGCTGCTCAAAAGCATCAACGATGTTATCAACGGGCTGCTTGATGCCAATATTAACTACCTTGTAACCGTTGTTTGACAGGATGATATCCACCAAGTTTTTACCGATGTCGTGGACATCCCCTTTAACAGTGGCAATTACTACAGTTCCTTTGGCATTATTTCCAGCATCTTTCTTTTCCATCAGCGGCTCTAAATAAGCCACGGCTGCTTTCATCGTTTCCGCAGATTGCAATACGAAAGGCAACTGCATTTGTCCGGAACCAAACAACTCGCCTACAACCTTCATGCCATCTAGTAAGAAGGTATTAATAATATGCAGCGGCGCATATTTCTCTAAAGCTTTGGTTAGTTGTTCCTCTAAACCGATGCGTTCGCCATCAATGATGTGACGCTTCAGACGTTCTTCTACAGGGAGATTTTCATCACCAGAGCGATCGCGCTTTGTGGTTTTCCCTTCAAATAGCGTTGTCAATTCTCCCAGCGGATCGTAGGTGCAGATGTCTCCATCAAACTGCCGTTCATCGTAGATTAACTTGCGGCAGACTTCTTGATGCTCTGGCTCAATTTTCGCGAGTGGCAGAATTTTGCTAGCGCTGACAATTGCCGCATCCATCCCTACCACCATCGCTTCATGCAGAAACATGGAATTGAGGACAACTCGTGCCGCTGGGTTTAAACCGAAGGAAACGTTAGAAACCCCCAACATCACGTGGCAACCGGGGAGTTCATCTCGAATGCGACGGATGGATTCAATGGTCGCTTTTCCATTCGCTCGGTCTTCTTCGATACCCGTAGAAATCGGTAAGGCAAGAGTATCAAAAAATATCTCGTGGGATGGGATGCCATATTCGACAGCGGCACGGTAGGCACGTTGCGCGATCGCAAACTTTTTCTCAGCCGTCCGCGCCATCCCCTCCTCATCAATCGTCCCAATCACGACACCCGCACCGTACTTCTTCGCTAACTCTAACACCTTGAAGAAGCGCTCCTCTCCATCTTCATAGTTAGTCGAATTCAGCAGGCACTTGCCCCCGGAAACCTTCAAACCCGCCTCCATCTTTTCCCATTCTGTGGAGTCGAGCATCAGGGGTATCGTGACATTTGTTACTAACCGCGATACTAATTCGTGCATATCCCGAACGCCATCGCGCCCGACATAATCCACGTTGACATCGAGGACGTGCGCCCCTTCCCGCACCTGCGACTTTGCCAAAGAAACCAACCCATCCCAATCTTCCCCATTCAGCAAGTCGCGGCACTTCTTAGAGCCACTCGCATTCAATCGCTCGCCCACAATTAGGAATGAATTATCCTGCTCATAAGGCTGGGCGCTGTAAATTGATGCCGCCGCAGGCTCATAACTAAAGTGGCGCTCCTTTGGCTTCAGAGTTTTGCCAATTTCTGCTAATTGTTGAATATGCTCAGGGCGCGTGCCGCAACAGCCGCCAATTATCTGCACGCCCCAATCTTCTACAAAGTGCATCAGCGCCATCCGCAATTCCATCGGCGTCAGCTTGTAGTGAGCATGACCACCAATGTTTTCTGGTAAGCCAGCATTGGGAACGCAGGAAACCACAAACGGCGAGTGCTGGCAAAGATACTTGATATGTTCAGCCATCCGGTCTGGCCCGGTAGCACAGTTAAGTCCAAGAATATCAATCGGGTAACGTTCTAAAATCGTCACTACGGCGCTAATCTCAGAACCGACCAGCATCGTACCCATGACTTCCATCGTCACCGACACCATCAACGGGCGTCGTTCCCCCTTGCGCTGAAAGACTTCCTCAACCGCATTCAATGCTGCCTTAATTTGCAGCACATCCTGACAAGTCTCGACTAGAAATAAATCAACGCCGCCGTCGTAAAGTGCCTCGGCTTGCTCTTCAAAGGAAGCTTGCAGTGTGTCAAAGTCAATATGTCCCAGTGTCGGCAGCTTGGTCGTTGGCCCTATCGAACCCGCTACAAACCGGGGTTTCTCCGGCGTCGAAAATTCCGCAGCCACGCGCTTCGCTAGTTCCGCCGCCTTCTTATTCAAATAGTAGGCTTGATCCGCCAGGTCATACTCTGCCAGTACAATCGAGGCACCACCAAAGGTATCTGTCTCAATCACATCGGCACCAACTGCCAAAAAGTCCCGATGCACCTTCTCCACCGCTTCTGGTTTGGTGTGTACCAGATACTCGTTGCATCCTTCGTATTCTGGCCCTCCGAAGTCGGCGGCGGTGAGGTTTTGAGTTTGCAGGTTGGTTCCCATTGCGCCATCGAAGACGATGACAGGACGTTCAGGACTGTGGAGGCGAGTCAAGAAGGGGCTGGTCATAGATGGCGACGTCTTTATGAATAGTTAGTTGCGTTAGGCTTTGAACGATCAGCTTAATCTATTTTGCAGAATTTCTCGCTTTCGGGAGTAACTAAAACCATGAACGTGCAGACTGTAACGACGTCTTTTGTTGCATAGCAGTCAGTTCCTCAAGAAGCCAGAATCTATTTTAACCGAAATTAGTAGTTCAATTGAGAAAATCTAATCCATCAGTTTGAGAACTGCTTTGCATTTATTGAAGGCAAGACTTAGACAAAATTTGCAAAATCCCGATCCGGGGAAGGCGAGAGATCGCATCTTCCACTTAGCTTTAATAAAGCTTGAGTAGACTTTTATAAAGAATTGATGAAGAAAGCGATCGCTCCTGATTAAATCGATTTTTTTATTCGTAAAAAAAGGGTTTTTGTGAAATTAAATTATGCTGACTGTGCATCTATAAGGGGTTTTTCATGTCGTCATTTCCCCTAACGAGCATTTTCCCCAGAGACTCCTCTTAATCCCCCTTCAAAAGAGCGACTTTTCCGATTCTCCCAAATTCATCGGAGAGTTAGGGGGATTTTGAGTCTATTAACTGAATTTAGGCGATCGCTACTTGCCTCTCACTCTTCCTGCCCTCTCACCTATACTAAGCATGAATACTTACCTATATTGAAGAAAGCAGCGACGGACGCTACCGCATCCCGCTTCGCTAACGCTTGCCAGTGTAGTTAAACTGAGATAACAACGCAGCAAAAGCGCCCCAATGCAGCCTATGTCTCCTGTTACTTTTGACCGCACTCCCTGTGTTTTACTTGTCGAAACCGACGAAATTCTTGTCCAACGTGTCAGCATGGATTTGCGAGAGGCTGGATATACGACTGTGGTTGCGCCAGACACCACCAGTGGTTTTCATCAAGCTTGCGAACTTCAGCCAGCTTTAGTCGTCGTAGATAGAGTGCTAACAGGAGATTCTGGACTGAAGTTGTGCAACCAACTGAGGAATGCAGGCTCTCGTGTGCCAGTGCTGCTGTTGATGGCTCGCGATACCGTAGAAGACCGGGTTGCTTGTTTGAATTCGGGTGCCGATGATTACTTCCTTAAACCCTATCGTACCGACGCCTTTTTGCAACTGGTGCGCCTCTACTTACAGCCGGAAGCGGGTGCTAGCGAACAGTTACGGTTTGGCGAACTGATTTTAGACTTGTCCACTCGCAGAGCAATGCGGAACGGGCGAGTGATTGACCTGACGATGAAGGAATTTGAACTTCTAAAATATATGATGTCGCATCCCCGCGAAGTCTTAACCCGCGAACAGATTCTAGAAAATGTTTGGGGATACGACTTTATGGGAGAGTCGAATGTGATTGAGGTATATATCCGTTATTTGCGTCTCAAAATCGAAGAAGAGGGCGAAAAGCGCTTGATTCAGACAGTGCGAGGCGTCGGATACGTTTTACGGGAAGCTTAGGTTTTGAGTTTTGGGCGTAAATATCAAGGATTAAGGATGAATTTGGACTGGAGAGAGCAGCGCTTAAGCACATCTGCCAAAAGCGATCGCAATATGAAAAAGCAGGCAAGTTTAGTCGTCATGATGCTGGCAGTTTTGCTGATGGGATGTTCGGCATCGGTGCCATCAACCTCATCTCAGAGTGGGGAACCCGCACAGCCATTGCAGCAGGCATCGCCAGTATCAGCACCGACAACCCCTGCACGACAAGCGCAGGCATCACCGGAAGCATCACTCGCACAGAATCAGAGGGGTCAAACTTTGCCAATTTCAGCCAAGGCAACGATGGCAGGTCAAGTGATTCATCTGGAAGTAGCGCGGACACCCCAACAACAGCAAATGGGGTTAATGTACAGAACGTCTTTGGCGGACGACCGGGGGATGTTATTTCTTTTCAACCCACCGCAACCGATCAATTTCTGGATGAAGAATACGCTTATCCCGCTGGATATGGTTTTTATGCTGGATGGAGTGGTGAAAGCGATCGCGGCTGATGTCCCTCCTTGTAAAACCAGTCTTTGCCCCACCTATGGTCCCAATACACCCGTTAACCAGGTGATTGAACTCCGGGGAGGACGCGCAGCAGAACTTGGTTTGAAACCAGGCGATCGCGTGACCATTCAGTAACTCGATGCCAACACAGACAGGCTTTAGCACTCTCTTTTAGAGTTCTTATCAAGACGATTTAAAAATTTACTTTATCTTTAGACGTATTTGTCGCAAAAATAAGGTACTCTTTCCCAAGAGAGAGTTTAAGGCTGCAAATTTCAATTATTGTTACCCTTAAACCTAGATTCTCGCTTCCAGAGACATGGTTCTTCCAAGGATGAGAGTGCTTTGCCTGGGATTTGGTGTGAGGTCAGTGAAATAGATAGCTTTAGGCAAGCAAATCTCTCCTAATACAGAGGGATTCCAGTGAATTGCTAAAGAGAATATTAAGCAAAGTTCACTAGCAACAGTCCGCATTAGGATTTCAGAAACAAGTGGAGTGAGCCTAAGTTTTCAGTCTCATTCTCTAGGTCTACCCGGAAAGTATGCCTAAAGTGCTGAATCTAGTCTGAGCATTGTTGGAGTTAATACCCATACCGACTGCCGTAATTGTCACACCAGGTTGGTGATCTGTGACACTAGCGTTACAGAGAGTAGCGGCAAAATAGTATAAAGGAACCGAGTCTAGGTGGACAGATAAAATACTGACTACCATCACTCAACAAACCAGGGTTTCAATTACAAAATAGATTCTACAAAGGAGGTAAAAGCCATCATGGCACCTACAAATTTTTCTCGATTTCTCCGGTTTCTTCAAGAAGATTTAGCAATATCCAAGGCATCGATTGCGATCGCTTTGCGGCGTCGGGAACAAGATCCCGGTCCGTTGCCGATGATCCTATGGCAATACGGTTTAGTAACGTTGGAACAGTTAGATCAAATCTATGACTGGTTGGAAACTGCATAAGGCTTGATGATTCGGCGAGGAGCAAGAAAGTCATGTCAGAGCAATTGAGGGTTGGTAATATCCCAACCCATCAGCGAAGACCCAAAAAATGTTGTTCATTACAATTTATTGCACCAAAAAGAGCGGGTCAAATATTTGACCCGCTCTTTTTAGTTGTTAGTTTTTCAAATCTACTTTTTCTATATAATATGCTTTTATAAATTGCTGATTGGCGATGAGCGATCGCATTTTCTGGAATCAAGTTAATTTTTCACTATTATGACAACCTGAAACTGCAATGCTCTTTATGTTAAATCAGCAAAAGCTTCCGTTGCCAGTCTTAGCCTTTCCTTTACATTATATTCATTAGTAAGATCGCGTATTTTCACCGACACACCCAAAAAACTTTCATTATTCACTAGACGCTGATATTGTTCTTGGAATTCCTCAACATTCTGAATAGTACCTTTTTCCAGCCTTTTGGCTATACCAACCATAACCGCCTCAAACCATGTAGGAACAAATGCCTTTTCTCGCCTGAAAGCTTTAGGACCGACGCATTTATAAATTATTTCAATTGTTGGGATAAATGTTTTTATAAGTGTGTCTTTAGCCTGATACTTGAGGTGTCTGTTTTTAGTCATGTATCTATTGAGAAATTCTTTCATTGATGGCTTGTAATTGTTTCCCTCAAAATAAATTGCTAAGAAGCGTAAAATTAATTCTTGGTCTTTCTTATTTTTATCACTGTTGCCAAATATGTTACGCCAAGCCCCGTTTTTGTTCATTTGCTCAAGCAAATCATTAAATTCTCCGTGATAAATGCAACCACGAATTTCCTGGGGTTTTAGTAAAGTACCTCCCGTATTTAGCCTTTCAAAAATGTGGTAAATACTCTCTTCATTGTTATCATGTGGCTGAATAATAGTTGCCGACAAAACTGAATTGTCTAGTTGCCGTCGTTGGATATCCGTTAGTGATGTATATTTCTGACTATCAAAGTTTGAATTGACCAGTTTTAAAGAAAATGATGTCCGACTGCTTGGAAATTTACCATCGTAAAAAGATTTAAGGCTAATTAATCTTTGCTGACCGTCAAGCACCAGCAACTTGTTTGTTTCTGACTCTCTTGCCAAGAAAATGCCTGGAACTGGCAGACCAAGCAAAAGAGACTCTATCAAACGCGAAGCTTGTTTGGGTTTCCATACATAGGCACGTTGAAAATTAGGAATATATATGTCCCCATTTCTCAGACGCTTAACTATGCCATCAACATCAAAATCTGTTCGAGAAACTGATATAGAGAACCTGGAAGGGAGAATGTCATCATCTTCTTCTAAGCTTTCTTCAATTTGTGTTTCCTGTTCCTCATCTGTTAAATGTTCTGGGTGGTATGCTTCATGGTTCGGTACAAATGTACTCATACTGTAGCGTCGCTTGTGCTTGGGTTATTACCGATTATATGGCGATCGCTCTGTAGCCACCTCACAGAGTAATGCAAAATATCAAGTTTTTGGAACCATCAAGCCCTAACCGGAGCTTGATGGTAATATTGTCAATCAAGCTAGGGGTGCCTGGATTCACAGGCTGAGATTACACCCTTAGAACCTGAGTCCGGCTAATACCGGCGGAGGGAAGCTGTTAATTGAGGAATTCAATATGCGGACTGAATGGATCGCTAAGCGGCGTGGACAGAGCAACGTCTCTCAAATGCACTACGCCCGTCAAGGTGTGATTACTGAAGAAATGCAGTATGTAGCAAAACGGGAAAATCTCCCAGTTGAGCTGATTCGGGATGAAGTGGCGCGAGGACGAATGATTATCCCCGCTAACATCAACCACACCAACCTAGAACCGATGGCGATTGGCATCGCTTCGAAGTGTAAGGTGAACGCCAATATCGGTGCTTCTCCCAACTCTTCCAATCTGGATGAGGAAGTCGATAAGCTAAAGCTGGCAGTCAAGTATGGCGCTGATACCGTCATGGACTTGTCCACTGGCGGCGGCAACCTGGATCAGATTCGCACGGCAATTATTAACGCCTCGCCTGTTCCCATTGGCACAGTGCCAGTTTACCAAGCTTTAGAAAGCGTCCACGGAACGATTGAAAACCTCACCGCTGATGACTTTCTCCACATCATTGAGAAGCACGCACAGCAGGGAGTAGATTATCAAACCATCCACGCTGGGATATTAATTGAGCATTTGCCTTTGGTGCGCGATCGCATCACCGGGATTGTTTCTCGTGGCGGCGGCATTCTCGCACGCTGGATGTTGCATCATCACAAGCAAAATCCGCTTTATACCCACTTCCAAGACATCATCGAAATTTTCAAAAAATACGATGTCTCCTTCAGTCTGGGAGATTCCCTGCGTCCCGGTTGTCAGCACGACGCCTCAGATGCCGCTCAATTAGCCGAACTCAAAACGTTAGGAAAATTGACCCGCAAAGCCTGGGAACATGACGTGCAAGTGATGGTGGAAGGGCCAGGACACGTCCCAATGGATCAAATCGAGTTCAATGTCAAAAAGCAGATGGAAGAGTGTTCAGAAGCGCCCTTCTACGTGCTGGGACCATTGGTAACAGACATTGCCCCCGGTTACGACCACATTACCTCCGCAATTGGCGCAGCAATGGCAGGTTGGTACGGTACGGCGATGCTATGCTATGTGACACCCAAGGAACACTTGGGATTGCCGGATGCTGAAGACGTGCGGAATGGATTAATCGCCTATAAGATTGCGGCTCATGCTGCCGATATCGCACGGCATCGTCCGGGGGCACGCGATCGCGATGACGAACTCTCTAAAGCTCGTTACAATTTCGACTGGAACCGCCAGTTTGAATTGTCCCTCGACCCCGAACGCGCCAAAGAATATCACGACGAAACTCTGCCAGCAGATATTTACAAAACTGCTGAATTCTGCTCGATGTGCGGCCCCAAATTCTGCCCGATGCAGACAAAAGTGGATGCCGATGCTTTGACAGAACTAGAGAAGTTTTTGGCGAAAGAACCAGTAACCCAAAGCTAGTTCTTTTAAACGCAAAGTAACGCAGAGCATAATTACTTTGCGTTACTTTGCGAAAACCTTTGCTTCCTTTGCGTTGAAAAATCTTATCTAAGTTGACGCGATCGCTCCTGAATCTCTGGAATCGAAAATACTGCCTGAAACTTTAGCCCAACTGACTGATAAAACTCCGCTCCCCCCTGCTGCCTGTCTACCAGCGAAATCACCTCATCAACGCTGTATCCGGCATCTCGCAGCCGCTCAACGGCTTTCATGGCAGATTGACCCGTTGTGACAACATCTTCCAAAACGACCACTTTCGCACCCGCAGGGAGAATTGGACCTTCTATATAAGCTTGTGTTCCGTGTCCCTTGGCTTCTTTGCGAATAATTAGCGCCGGTAACAGTCGATTTTCATAAGCAGAAACCACACTCACCGCTGTCACAATCGGATCGGCTCCCAGCGTCAATCCGGCAACGGCCTGGGTATCCATCGGCAGCAACGATAACAGAATACGACCCGTTGCCAAAGCTCCTTGGGGATGGAGCGTGACTGGC contains these protein-coding regions:
- the pyrE gene encoding orotate phosphoribosyltransferase, translating into MIHEIQPQADLTGSYATADLTTLRQQLLDLFCHLAYKEGDFVLSSGQRSSYYINGKPVTLHPQGALATGRILLSLLPMDTQAVAGLTLGADPIVTAVSVVSAYENRLLPALIIRKEAKGHGTQAYIEGPILPAGAKVVVLEDVVTTGQSAMKAVERLRDAGYSVDEVISLVDRQQGGAEFYQSVGLKFQAVFSIPEIQERSRQLR